CGAGTTGCTGCACTGGCCCTGTTGACAGCAACTGGACACCATCTGGAACAGTAAATGAGCCAATTCCCGAATTGGTACCCGGTTGCACATAAACAATATTCTCAGCCCCAGCCACATTCAAAGCATCTTGCAGTGTGCCATAAGGACGCTCAAACGTGCCATCTCCCCCACCAGCACCCAAGTTGACATGCTCGAAAAAATACGGATTGTTCGTTTTGGGATTTGTGGCTTGGACTGTAAAGCTTTCGGTTAACCACTCAGATTCCGATTGTCGATCAACCAAAATATTGGCTTGACGTGCTACCGACTGGTTCATCCGTGCCAGTACCTGATGGGAACTGCTATCTTTCAGGCGACGTGCGGGGAAAGAAGCTGCTAGGCTCAAAACTAGATTGGTACCAAAAGTGGCGTCATTTTGAACTGACAAACCCAAGCTTAAAGTATCACTCGGACGAACAGCTAAGCGAGTACGCCAACCGAGAATTTCGGCGCTACCGGGTGCATCGTAATAGTACAGCCCAGCATAGCCCCGGATGTCACCGGTTGCCCCCAACTGGGCAATTTTGGCACCCGCCTCGATATCGAATCCTGCCATTGCGACTTGATATTGGCGCAGTATTTGACGCGATCGCAGGGAATGGAAGTTTAAATAATTTCCGGCGAAGAAGGTGTCTTGTAGTACCACTCCTGTGTCGAAAATGTCTTCTTTTACCTGTTGGCGGGTATCTCCCACTGGGATGTAGACGTTGGCGCGAACATCCCAGTTTTGACCTAAACTTTCAAACCCCGCACCTAGTTGGTTGAAATTAGCTAATCCTGTGTTGCGGTTGTCGTAGGCGATGTAGCCGCCGATGATTCTGTCGTCAGAAGAACTGTAAAACCGATGTCCCAGCAATAGGTTCCCGCCGAGTGTGGAATCATTTATTGACCAGAGTAGCTGTCCTTCTAAAAAGGTGAGGCTATTTCCCGGATTTTGCAACAGGGGAATAAAACCCTCAAAGCTGGCAAAGTCATCGAAGCCTGCACCTGATGTGGTGTAGTTAATTCCCAGTCGCGGAGTAAAAAAGGGGGGATTATCTTTTGCGGTTTCTGTTGACGGCTCAGTTTGAGCGTTAACTGTCTTACTTGTTGCTAGAGTGAGTGTTACTAGCAATAGCCAACTTATGTACACTAATGGTGATAGTTTACTCATAGGGATGTTAACTACTCGTAACCCATTTCTTGAGCTAACTCCACAACTTCAGGCATAAATCCTTTGCGGTCTTTGCGCCACGCTAACGAACCTTCGAGTTGACTGGGTGCTATAGTTTGAGCGCGAAAAGCTGGAGACTTCAAAAAGTTAGGATCGTTGCCCAAGTGCGCTCCATAGGGGCCTAAAGAAGCATAGGGAGAATCCTGAGGGCGTAACATAGCTTCAAAGATCGATTCATCCCAGGAAAATTCTAACCACCGACATATTTTTTCCAAATATAATCGAGGTTCGTTTAAAATGCTTTCTCCATGTAAGTGCATTTTCCGATGGTTGGGAATTTCATTCAAAAAATCTAAGATGGTGCATTGCATCTTGTACCAAGCGATTTGAGGATCGACGGTGGGTGGATTAGTTGCATAATCAACAGAATTAGATAGGACAGCCATAAGTTTACCAGCACGAACATCCATCAGCGACTGGCCTTGGGTTCTAGGATGGCGCGTAAGGTGAAGGTAGTAAGCATCTGGAAAAGTTTTGCGGATGCGATTTAGAGTTTCCAGTTTTGCGGCGTACACAGGGCTTTTATCGATAATTCGTAGTGGCGAAACTTTGCTACACAGTTCAATGTAAACTTCTCCTACATTACAATCGCGACGTCTTCTTATCCAGCGATGAGCCATGTCTATCGAATTGAGTGTTTGTTCGCCAGCGTAGAGTTGAGCGACAGTTCGCAATAAGCCATGCAGCTGAAATCGACGAAAACCACTCATGCGGTGTACAAACTGTTCTAGAGTTTCAGTAACAAACAAATTTAGTTCCGGCACCCCATAGGCTTCGGGATGCTGTCCTATCATGGCACAGCTCAGAGAGGTGAAGGAACGTGGAGATGCAAGAATAAATACAGGCTGGGGGACTGGCATAATGATGACCTCTGCTGTGAGGGCGAAAACTATTAGGGTGAAGTCTGCTGGTAAGATAAAATATTTATCCTCTAGGAGCAATTGCGGAGCCAAATTCATCGGCAATCGGGTTAGAGTTTGAAGGCTGGGTTAAACTCATGTTTGAGAAGCGAACCGGCTAGCTCAGATATGTACAATATTTCATTTTATGAATCAAAATCGCAACACATCAGACGAAAAGCGCCAAGAAGTTTTACAACGTCTACGAACTCGTCGTGGAGAAGCAAGACGCACTGACTTAGGGCAGACAGAAATGAACCTTGAGCCAGACGCTTCGGTCATGCAACCCTTCCAGAGTTCACAAGAACTGCAAGCAGATGTAGTTGAAGGGGCCGATGTCAGTCTACAAAAATCGGAACTGGCGCAAGACGATAAACAAATAGAGGAAATAGAGAATCTTCGGCTTTTACGACAAGCTAGACGAGCCAGACGGGCGGACAAAAAACAGGCAAAAATACAGCTAGAACAAAACGCTTCACAAACATCAAAACTTGGGCAAGAAGAGAAACTGATAGAGAATTTTCTACGTTTACGGCAAGCTAGGCGAGCCAAACGGGCGGGTAGACAGCAGCCCCAACCGGAACCAGAACAAAACGATCTGCTATTACAGGCTGTCCTGAAAGGACGCAGGCGCAATATAGAATCAGAAAACATTTCGTCAGATGATTTTGTTGGCACTATGCGGCAGCTGTTAGGTAGTGCAGAAACCGATCTAAACTTGCTGCCCCTGGAAGAAATAGAACAGCGCCGAAAAGATATCAAGTATCGCTATGATTGGATGCGAGCCATACTTGAAGAAATGCGAGAAGAATTAGATAAACTTCAGGAGCATATGATTGGCAGGCTACAAGCAAGTACACAAAGTCAGGAAGATTCCAAGCAGGATTGAATTTTTGCGATCGCATACTGGAGGTACGTGTCAAATTCTATATCTGCGCTTACCAATAAGCAACATCTACTTCAGACCAATCTAGCTGTTAGTTTATCCTGTGAATCTCCTACTTTCTGTGCGAATACCTTCTGTAGGCGATAGTACAAAAATACTGTAACTACTGCACCACTTTTGTTCATCAGAATAGGTTTAAACCAAGCTGTAATAAATCTCAATCTACAAGCGGCAAGCAATGACTGAACCCCTGATTATCCTCTCTCCTCCACGTTCTTTCTCGTCAGTTGTGTCCACTATCATCGGTCAGCATCCAGAACTGTATGGTTTTCCAGAACTTCATCTTACTGTGGGTGATACAGTGGACGAGGTCATCCGTCATCACGAATATAGAAGAAGCCTGGAAAGTCCGCCCGGATTACTCCGAACCTTAGCACAACTAAACTATGGAGTCCAAACGACACAGAATGTTTTTAAAGCACGAGCATGGTTGGATGAACGACGAAATTGGTCTACTAAAAAACTATTCGACTATCTGCTCGATAAAGTCAGTCCTAAAATTGCTGTGGAAAAAAGTCCAATCACAGCAATGAAACCTCAATTTCTTGAGCGTATCTATGCTTTTTTCCCAAAAGCTAATTATCTGCACCTAACTCGCCATCCGATTCCCACAAGAGCATCAATGCTCGAATTTTTTGATAAAAAACGAAGAGTGAAAAGAGATCCTACTACAGGGTTGCCAATAGATCCGCTCAAAGATTGGTTTAATATGCATAACAATATTATGAATTTGACTAATACACTCCCTCTGGGACAGTGTATGCGGATAAAGGGCGAGGATGTATTATCTGACCCTGATTTGTACTTACCACAAATATCTGAATGGCTTGGCATACGGACTGACGTGGAAGCTATTGAAGCGATGAAGCATCCAGAAGATTCACCCTATGCTTGTATTGGCCCATTTCCAGCGCGTGGAGGTAATGATACAAAGTTCATGCGTAGTCCTCGCCTGCGTCAAGGTAAAGTCCGGGAACCATCTCTTAAAGATGAATTGGAGAAGGGTGAATTGAAAGAAAATTTGGATGAAGAATTTGTTGAAAAAGTTGTCAAGTTTGCCAAGCAACTAGGCTATCGGTAGCGTGTTATTAACCCAGAAAGGAATAGAAATGTCTAAGCTGTCTTTAATGACCGCCCAAGGATTGAAAGATATTAGTCCAGTTAATATAAACGGA
This genomic stretch from Funiculus sociatus GB2-C1 harbors:
- a CDS encoding sulfotransferase family protein, producing MNLAPQLLLEDKYFILPADFTLIVFALTAEVIIMPVPQPVFILASPRSFTSLSCAMIGQHPEAYGVPELNLFVTETLEQFVHRMSGFRRFQLHGLLRTVAQLYAGEQTLNSIDMAHRWIRRRRDCNVGEVYIELCSKVSPLRIIDKSPVYAAKLETLNRIRKTFPDAYYLHLTRHPRTQGQSLMDVRAGKLMAVLSNSVDYATNPPTVDPQIAWYKMQCTILDFLNEIPNHRKMHLHGESILNEPRLYLEKICRWLEFSWDESIFEAMLRPQDSPYASLGPYGAHLGNDPNFLKSPAFRAQTIAPSQLEGSLAWRKDRKGFMPEVVELAQEMGYE
- a CDS encoding sulfotransferase family protein; this translates as MTEPLIILSPPRSFSSVVSTIIGQHPELYGFPELHLTVGDTVDEVIRHHEYRRSLESPPGLLRTLAQLNYGVQTTQNVFKARAWLDERRNWSTKKLFDYLLDKVSPKIAVEKSPITAMKPQFLERIYAFFPKANYLHLTRHPIPTRASMLEFFDKKRRVKRDPTTGLPIDPLKDWFNMHNNIMNLTNTLPLGQCMRIKGEDVLSDPDLYLPQISEWLGIRTDVEAIEAMKHPEDSPYACIGPFPARGGNDTKFMRSPRLRQGKVREPSLKDELEKGELKENLDEEFVEKVVKFAKQLGYR